A stretch of the Polyangiaceae bacterium genome encodes the following:
- a CDS encoding response regulator transcription factor — translation MKILLADNHKLFVEGLRTMLANLPGAQVVGDASNGRMAVRLARELSPDLVIMDIGMPELNGIDATRQIRAELPNTRVLAVSMHCDRQYVAGMLAAGASGYVVKESAFSELAQAIEIVMRGGRYLSPDIIGVVLDDYVQRLAPPEGSALAKLSDREREVLQLIAEGHPTAQIASRLHVSRKTVETHRKNIMLKLELRSVADLTKLAVREGLTSLDLGTKPGK, via the coding sequence GTGAAGATCCTCCTTGCGGACAACCACAAGCTCTTCGTCGAAGGGTTACGAACGATGTTGGCGAACCTGCCGGGAGCTCAGGTCGTCGGCGACGCGAGCAACGGTCGAATGGCCGTGCGTCTCGCCCGTGAGCTCTCGCCGGACCTCGTGATCATGGACATCGGCATGCCGGAGCTGAACGGCATCGACGCTACGCGACAGATCCGCGCGGAGCTTCCGAACACGAGGGTGCTCGCGGTCTCGATGCACTGCGATCGCCAGTACGTGGCCGGCATGCTCGCCGCCGGCGCGTCCGGCTACGTGGTAAAGGAGAGCGCCTTCTCCGAGCTCGCCCAGGCCATCGAGATCGTGATGCGCGGAGGCCGCTACCTCAGCCCAGACATCATCGGCGTCGTCCTCGACGACTACGTGCAGCGCCTCGCGCCACCGGAGGGGTCGGCGCTCGCCAAGCTCTCCGATCGCGAGCGGGAAGTATTGCAGCTGATCGCGGAGGGGCACCCTACCGCCCAGATCGCGTCGCGGCTGCACGTCAGCCGCAAGACGGTCGAGACCCACCGCAAGAACATCATGCTCAAGCTGGAGCTGCGCAGCGTCGCGGATCTGACCAAGCTAGCGGTGCGCGAGGGCCTCACATCGCTCGACCTTGGTACGAAGCCGGGCAAGTGA
- a CDS encoding transposase gives MQYITRPLVAQDRLERRADGKLELTFKKVWRDGTRALVFEPADLIPRPVAAVPPPRFHLPGTSAYFSSHPRAGVRRAHARARRRDREQAPPARGDQLELIGDTDDAPAPRKRWAWLAHVFAADVETRPRCSGPMRWAEVANTRAQITRLLAEHGLGPRAPPATRVGVSVPEQLMLGFGKE, from the coding sequence CTGCAGTACATCACGCGCCCCCTCGTCGCGCAGGACCGCCTCGAGCGCCGCGCGGACGGCAAGCTCGAGCTGACGTTCAAGAAGGTGTGGCGCGACGGCACGCGAGCGCTCGTGTTCGAGCCAGCTGACCTCATCCCGCGGCCTGTCGCTGCTGTGCCCCCGCCGCGATTCCACTTGCCCGGTACTTCGGCGTACTTCTCGAGCCACCCTCGCGCCGGCGTCCGTCGTGCCCACGCCCGCGCTCGACGACGCGACCGCGAACAAGCCCCGCCTGCTCGCGGCGATCAGCTCGAGCTGATCGGCGACACGGACGACGCGCCCGCACCCCGAAAGCGGTGGGCCTGGCTCGCTCACGTCTTCGCCGCCGACGTGGAGACCCGCCCGCGCTGCTCAGGGCCCATGCGCTGGGCCGAGGTCGCCAACACCCGCGCCCAGATCACCCGCCTGCTCGCGGAGCATGGCCTCGGCCCGAGGGCCCCGCCTGCGACCCGTGTCGGCGTTAGCGTGCCCGAGCAGTTGATGTTGGGGTTCGGGAAGGAGTGA
- a CDS encoding transposase zinc-binding domain-containing protein, which yields MLYQTVAEHWPAFLERAEEHGGLPRFVVKEFEEYLRCGRLEHGCLHLVCRECGYSELVAFSCKQRGFCPSCLGRRMADTAVHSGAERPAARAHSPLICSPPWGLRSLARLRPEALRRGGERVHGRGGPPTALASEAPAGPASVADAHTGGVAAVQRTDSALRLNVHFHSLVLDGVYVHENDDPRSLLEFRELDTPTRTDIAEVAARTAARVEKLLRAHGKSLDPPSSSRTRHQSSPLDEPGLAACYAAAAAQGLP from the coding sequence GTGCTCTACCAGACGGTGGCGGAGCACTGGCCGGCGTTCCTCGAGCGCGCGGAGGAGCACGGCGGACTGCCGCGCTTCGTGGTGAAGGAGTTCGAGGAGTACCTTCGCTGCGGGCGTCTCGAGCACGGGTGTCTGCATCTGGTCTGTCGCGAGTGCGGCTACTCCGAGCTCGTCGCCTTCTCCTGCAAACAGCGCGGATTCTGCCCCTCCTGCCTCGGTCGGCGGATGGCGGACACCGCCGTCCACTCTGGAGCAGAGCGTCCTGCCGCGCGTGCCCATTCGCCATTGATCTGCTCACCGCCCTGGGGACTGCGGAGCCTTGCTCGGCTACGACCGGAAGCTCTGCGCCGAGGTGGTGAGCGCGTTCATGGCAGAGGTGGACCGCCCACCGCGCTGGCGAGCGAAGCGCCAGCCGGGCCAGCGAGCGTCGCAGACGCGCACACGGGCGGCGTGGCCGCGGTGCAGAGGACGGACAGCGCGCTGCGCCTGAACGTCCACTTCCACTCGCTGGTGCTCGACGGCGTTTACGTTCACGAGAACGACGACCCGCGCTCGCTGCTCGAGTTTCGCGAGCTCGACACGCCCACGCGAACCGACATCGCCGAGGTGGCTGCGCGCACCGCCGCTCGCGTCGAGAAGCTCCTCCGAGCGCACGGCAAGAGCCTCGACCCCCCGAGCTCGTCGAGGACACGCCACCAGAGCTCGCCCCTCGACGAGCCTGGCCTGGCCGCCTGCTACGCCGCCGCCGCCGCGCAGGGCCTTCCGTGA
- a CDS encoding TetR/AcrR family transcriptional regulator produces MLDAALVELSHSGYADFRMEAIASRAAVNKTTIYRRWPNRAALVAALVERMRIPLRDSSLPDTGQLEADLLEAFKRRRAIGRKVEGRAWARLLTERHNPEVESLIGTAVDERRGEWITMVTRAIHRGELPPNTDAQLLLDVVRAIVDSRTPSRQLNEDWLAIAVQTAIAGARAGTLARGRMTKSSTNRRRASVRAGV; encoded by the coding sequence GTGCTCGATGCTGCGCTCGTCGAGCTCTCCCACTCGGGCTACGCCGACTTTCGCATGGAAGCGATCGCATCCAGGGCCGCCGTCAACAAGACGACGATCTATCGACGCTGGCCGAATCGTGCGGCGCTGGTCGCCGCTCTCGTGGAGCGAATGCGGATACCTCTTCGAGACAGCTCGCTTCCGGACACGGGGCAGCTCGAGGCTGATCTCCTCGAGGCATTCAAGCGGCGACGCGCCATCGGTCGAAAGGTAGAAGGCCGAGCTTGGGCGCGACTGCTCACCGAGCGCCACAATCCCGAGGTCGAGTCGCTCATTGGAACCGCGGTAGACGAACGCCGTGGCGAGTGGATAACGATGGTCACACGCGCGATTCATCGCGGTGAGCTGCCGCCAAACACCGATGCGCAGCTCCTCCTGGATGTCGTGCGCGCGATCGTCGACTCTCGCACGCCATCTCGCCAACTGAACGAGGACTGGCTCGCCATCGCAGTGCAGACGGCTATTGCTGGCGCCCGCGCTGGAACCCTCGCGCGAGGTCGCATGACAAAGTCCAGCACGAATCGCCGCCGCGCTTCCGTCCGGGCGGGCGTCTGA
- a CDS encoding gamma-glutamylcyclotransferase: MSAPRSQRRVPTRVFVYGTLLAGEPNHRVLAGARLVANARTEPAFELRDLGPFPGLVSGGAHAVAGEVYEVDEATLAALDRLEGHPRFYRRTRIALDDGSLVQTYLLPPEQVEGRPVIASGNWRSRRKETAA, encoded by the coding sequence GTGAGCGCGCCCCGGAGCCAGCGTCGCGTACCCACGCGCGTCTTCGTCTACGGCACGCTCCTCGCCGGTGAGCCGAACCACCGCGTCCTGGCTGGAGCGCGACTTGTCGCGAACGCGCGCACGGAGCCCGCGTTCGAGCTGCGGGACCTCGGACCGTTTCCGGGTCTCGTGAGCGGCGGCGCGCACGCGGTAGCCGGCGAGGTGTATGAGGTCGACGAGGCGACGCTCGCCGCGCTTGACCGGCTCGAAGGGCATCCGCGCTTCTACCGTCGCACGCGCATCGCGCTCGACGACGGGTCGCTCGTCCAGACCTACCTCCTCCCGCCCGAGCAGGTCGAGGGTCGTCCCGTCATCGCCTCGGGCAACTGGCGCTCGCGCCGAAAGGAGACCGCAGCATGA